The following are encoded together in the Heliangelus exortis chromosome 15, bHelExo1.hap1, whole genome shotgun sequence genome:
- the UBE2B gene encoding ubiquitin-conjugating enzyme E2 B isoform X1, with product MSTPARRRLMRDFKRLQEDPPVGVSGAPSENNIMQWNAVIFGPEGTPFEDVYADGSICLDILQNRWSPTYDVSSILTSIQSLLDEPNPNSPANSQAAQLYQENKREYEKRVSAIVEQSWNDS from the exons ATGTCCACCCCGGCGAGGCGCAGGCTGATGCGGGATTTCAAGAG ATTGCAAGAAGACCCTCCTGTGGGTGTCAGTGGTGCACCATCTGAGAATAATATAATGCAATGGAATGCAGTTATATTTGG gCCAGAAGGGACGCCGTTTGAAGATG TTTATGCAGATGGCAGCATATGTTTAGATATTCTTCAGAATCGTTGGAGTCCAACATATGATGTTTCATCTATTTTAACTTCAATTCAG TCTCTGCTTGATGAACCTAATCCCAACAGCCCAGCCAACAgccaggcagcacagctctATCAGGAGAACAAACGGGAATATGAGAAAAGAGTTTCAGCTATTGTGGAGCAGAGTTGGAATGATTCGTAA
- the UBE2B gene encoding ubiquitin-conjugating enzyme E2 B isoform X2 — MSTPARRRLMRDFKRLQEDPPVGVSGAPSENNIMQWNAVIFGPEGTPFEDGTFKLVIEFSEEYPNKPPTVRFLSKMFHPNVYADGSICLDILQNRWSPTYDVSSILTSIQSLLDEPNPNSPANSQAAQLYQENKREYEKRVSAIVEQSWNDS, encoded by the exons ATGTCCACCCCGGCGAGGCGCAGGCTGATGCGGGATTTCAAGAG ATTGCAAGAAGACCCTCCTGTGGGTGTCAGTGGTGCACCATCTGAGAATAATATAATGCAATGGAATGCAGTTATATTTGG gCCAGAAGGGACGCCGTTTGAAGATG GTACTTTTAAACTAGTAATAGAATTTTCAGAAGAATACCCAAATAAGCCTCCAACTGTTAGGTTTTTATCAAAAATGTTCCATCCAAATG TTTATGCAGATGGCAGCATATGTTTAGATATTCTTCAGAATCGTTGGAGTCCAACATATGATGTTTCATCTATTTTAACTTCAATTCAG TCTCTGCTTGATGAACCTAATCCCAACAGCCCAGCCAACAgccaggcagcacagctctATCAGGAGAACAAACGGGAATATGAGAAAAGAGTTTCAGCTATTGTGGAGCAGAGTTGGAATGATTCGTAA